One Phaseolus vulgaris cultivar G19833 chromosome 2, P. vulgaris v2.0, whole genome shotgun sequence DNA window includes the following coding sequences:
- the LOC137812350 gene encoding E3 ubiquitin-protein ligase RGLG5-like isoform X1: MLLELETWTALLVLFLLVLILKESIMGSKSSKVSERRHVSSYGSGGSSSSWDNYGYPQTPNAYPQQNIYHTPIHNRVPAPFHDYSQPKRRLDRRFSRIADDYNSLDEVTSALSHAGLESSNLIVGIDFTKSNEWTGKRSFNRKSLHHIGSDHNPYEQAISIIGKTLSAFDEDNLIPCFGFGDASTHDQDVFSFHSDESFCNGFEEVLSRYRDIIPCLRLAGPTSFAPIIEMAMTIVEQSGGQYHVLLIIADGQVTRSVDTQHGKLSPQELKTIDAIVKASEYPLSVVLVGVGDGPWEMMREFDDNIPARAFDNFQFVNFTEIMSRSVDSKRKETDFALSALMEIPAQYKATIDSGILGARRGHSPDRVPLPPPHYERTSSSSIASFRPNSSQQSAPAYSGFDNVNTASSSGGLYDNKVCPICLTNGKDMAFGCGHQTCCECGESLEFCPICRTTITTRIKLY, translated from the exons ATGCTTCTAGAG CTGGAGACTTGGACTGCTTTGCTTGTTTTGTTTTTGCTTGTGTTGATTCTAAAGGAGTCGATCATGGGAAGTAAGAGTTCGAAAGTGTCTGAAAGAAGGCATGTTTCATCGTATGGATCTGGTGGTTCTTCGTCTTCATGGGATAACTATGGATACCCTCAGACACCAAATGCTTATCCACAACAAAACATTTATCATACGCCTATTCATAACCGTGTCCCCGCTCCATTCCACGACTATTCACAGCCAAAAAGGAGGTTGGATAGGAGATTCTCCAGAATAGCTGATGATTACAATTCACTGGATGAG GTTACCAGTGCTCTTTCACACGCAGGACTGGAATCTTCTAATCTCATTGTTGGCATTGATTTCACAAAGAGCAACGAGTGGACAG GCAAGAGGTCGTTCAACCGAAAAAGCTTACATCATATAGGAAGTGATCATAATCCTTATGAACAAGCAATATCGATTATTGGGAAAACTTTAAGTGCTTTTGATGAGGATAATTTGATTCCTTGTTTTGGTTTTGGAGATG CATCAACGCATGATCAAGATGTCTTTAGTTTCCATTCAGATGAGAGTTTctgcaatggatttgaggaagTTCTGTCAAGATATAGAGATATCATTCCCTGCCTACGTCTAGCAG GACCCACTTCATTTGCTCCTATTATTGAGATGGCTATGACTATAGTTGAACAAAGTGGGGGCCAATATCATGTCTTGCTAATAATTGCTGATGGACAG GTGACCAGAAGTGTTGACACTCAACATGGCAAGTTAAGTCCCCAAGAACTGAAGACAATTGATGCAATTGTAAAAGCCAg CGAGTATCCGCTTTCAGTAGTTTTGGTGGGGGTAGGAGATGGACCGTGGGAAATGATGAGGGAATTTGATGATAACATTCCAGCTCGAGCATTTGACAATTTTCAG TTTGTGAATTTTACCGAAATAATGTCAAGGAGCGTAGattcaaaaagaaaagagaCAGACTTTGCTCTATCAGCTTTGATGGAGATACCTGCTCAATATAAGGCAACTATAGATTCTGGCATACTGGG TGCACGGAGGGGACATTCACCGGACAGGGTTCCTCTGCCTCCACCTCACTATGAGAGGACTTCTAGCAGCAGCATAGCATCTTTTCGTCCAAACAGTTCTCAGCAAAGTGCACCTGCATATTCTGGCTTTGATAATGTTAACACGGCATCATCTTCAGGTGGCTTATATGATAACAAG GTTTGTCCAATTTGTCTTACTAACGGGAAGGACATGGCATTTGGTTGCGGGCATCAG ACTTGTTGTGAATGTGGAGAAAGCCTCGAATTCTGCCCCATATGCCGAACCACAATCACTACAAGAATAAAGCTTTACTAG
- the LOC137812350 gene encoding E3 ubiquitin-protein ligase RGLG2-like isoform X2 produces MLLELETWTALLVLFLLVLILKESIMGSKSSKVSERRHVSSYGSGGSSSSWDNYGYPQTPNAYPQQNIYHTPIHNRVPAPFHDYSQPKRRLDRRFSRIADDYNSLDEVTSALSHAGLESSNLIVGIDFTKSNEWTASTHDQDVFSFHSDESFCNGFEEVLSRYRDIIPCLRLAGPTSFAPIIEMAMTIVEQSGGQYHVLLIIADGQVTRSVDTQHGKLSPQELKTIDAIVKASEYPLSVVLVGVGDGPWEMMREFDDNIPARAFDNFQFVNFTEIMSRSVDSKRKETDFALSALMEIPAQYKATIDSGILGARRGHSPDRVPLPPPHYERTSSSSIASFRPNSSQQSAPAYSGFDNVNTASSSGGLYDNKVCPICLTNGKDMAFGCGHQTCCECGESLEFCPICRTTITTRIKLY; encoded by the exons ATGCTTCTAGAG CTGGAGACTTGGACTGCTTTGCTTGTTTTGTTTTTGCTTGTGTTGATTCTAAAGGAGTCGATCATGGGAAGTAAGAGTTCGAAAGTGTCTGAAAGAAGGCATGTTTCATCGTATGGATCTGGTGGTTCTTCGTCTTCATGGGATAACTATGGATACCCTCAGACACCAAATGCTTATCCACAACAAAACATTTATCATACGCCTATTCATAACCGTGTCCCCGCTCCATTCCACGACTATTCACAGCCAAAAAGGAGGTTGGATAGGAGATTCTCCAGAATAGCTGATGATTACAATTCACTGGATGAG GTTACCAGTGCTCTTTCACACGCAGGACTGGAATCTTCTAATCTCATTGTTGGCATTGATTTCACAAAGAGCAACGAGTGGACAG CATCAACGCATGATCAAGATGTCTTTAGTTTCCATTCAGATGAGAGTTTctgcaatggatttgaggaagTTCTGTCAAGATATAGAGATATCATTCCCTGCCTACGTCTAGCAG GACCCACTTCATTTGCTCCTATTATTGAGATGGCTATGACTATAGTTGAACAAAGTGGGGGCCAATATCATGTCTTGCTAATAATTGCTGATGGACAG GTGACCAGAAGTGTTGACACTCAACATGGCAAGTTAAGTCCCCAAGAACTGAAGACAATTGATGCAATTGTAAAAGCCAg CGAGTATCCGCTTTCAGTAGTTTTGGTGGGGGTAGGAGATGGACCGTGGGAAATGATGAGGGAATTTGATGATAACATTCCAGCTCGAGCATTTGACAATTTTCAG TTTGTGAATTTTACCGAAATAATGTCAAGGAGCGTAGattcaaaaagaaaagagaCAGACTTTGCTCTATCAGCTTTGATGGAGATACCTGCTCAATATAAGGCAACTATAGATTCTGGCATACTGGG TGCACGGAGGGGACATTCACCGGACAGGGTTCCTCTGCCTCCACCTCACTATGAGAGGACTTCTAGCAGCAGCATAGCATCTTTTCGTCCAAACAGTTCTCAGCAAAGTGCACCTGCATATTCTGGCTTTGATAATGTTAACACGGCATCATCTTCAGGTGGCTTATATGATAACAAG GTTTGTCCAATTTGTCTTACTAACGGGAAGGACATGGCATTTGGTTGCGGGCATCAG ACTTGTTGTGAATGTGGAGAAAGCCTCGAATTCTGCCCCATATGCCGAACCACAATCACTACAAGAATAAAGCTTTACTAG